In Acidimicrobiales bacterium, a single window of DNA contains:
- a CDS encoding glycoside hydrolase family 65 protein has protein sequence MTTVGGGIIPELPPEGHWCLRFEGFDPDDEGRREALCTLANGYFSVRGAAPEAEADGVHYPGTYAAGVFNRLEDDVQGRAVTNESLVNLPNWLLLRFRVADGDWFRLDEADLLDHVVELDTHRAVLRRHLRFRDGDGRVLRVDQRRFVHLDEHHLGALVTTFTAENWSGPLVVRSGVDGRVTNDNVERYRSLSSTHLLPVGEEAVDDETLLVQVATTQSQVRVAVATRTRVLDGDGGVPEPPRHLLHEPGFLAHDLTLTLVEGHPVEVEKVVALFTSRDQAISETGIDAVRAVQAAPDAATLERRHAVHWAHVWKRGDIEIEIDDGDEEPPPEIALRVNLFHLLATVTKNSADLDVGVPARGLHGEAYRGHIFWDELFIFPYLNLRFPKLTRGLLLYRFRRLPEARRAAAAAGYRGAMFPWQSGSNGEEETQTWHLNPNSGRWLPDGSHLQRHVNIAIAYNVWQYYDATHNYEFLSFYGAELLLEIARFWASAAVLDPADGRYDIDGVVGPDEYHEAVPGADRPGLRNNAYTNVMAAWVLGKAVALADVLTDHRVAELHEKLGIDDAELASWDEIGRRLRVPFHDGVISQFEGYGELAELDWDAYRERYGDIRRLDRVLEAEGDTTNAYKLSKQADVLMLLYLLSADEVIALLGHLGYDVDHDVLRATTDYYLARTSHGSSLSGVVQTWLRVRAGIEPSWPLFSEAMESDLRGGDGGTVREGIHLGAMAGTADLVQRGYGGVAPRDGVLWIEPALPPEITRLRFNVGYRGSSVTVALEDGHGTVTAHPNAGPITVGIAGEVVELAPCEERRFPVPRRTAGS, from the coding sequence ATGACCACCGTCGGCGGCGGGATCATCCCGGAGCTACCACCCGAGGGCCACTGGTGCCTGCGCTTCGAGGGCTTCGACCCGGACGACGAAGGTCGTCGGGAGGCGCTGTGCACCCTGGCCAACGGCTACTTCTCCGTGCGGGGCGCGGCTCCGGAGGCCGAGGCGGACGGGGTGCACTACCCCGGCACGTACGCCGCCGGCGTGTTCAACCGCCTCGAGGACGACGTGCAGGGCCGCGCCGTCACCAACGAGAGCCTCGTCAACCTGCCCAACTGGCTCCTGCTGCGCTTTCGGGTCGCGGACGGTGACTGGTTCCGCCTGGACGAGGCCGACCTGCTCGACCACGTGGTCGAGCTCGACACCCACCGGGCCGTGCTGCGCCGCCACCTGCGCTTCCGGGACGGCGACGGCCGGGTCCTCCGGGTCGACCAGCGTCGCTTCGTGCACCTGGACGAGCACCACCTGGGCGCCCTCGTCACCACGTTCACGGCCGAGAATTGGAGCGGGCCGCTCGTGGTGCGCTCGGGTGTCGACGGTCGGGTCACCAACGACAACGTCGAGCGCTACCGGTCGCTGTCGTCCACCCACCTCCTGCCCGTCGGTGAGGAGGCGGTGGACGACGAGACCCTCCTCGTCCAGGTGGCCACCACCCAGTCCCAGGTGCGGGTGGCGGTGGCGACGCGCACGCGCGTGCTCGACGGCGACGGGGGCGTGCCGGAGCCACCCCGCCACCTCCTGCACGAGCCCGGCTTCCTGGCCCACGACCTGACCCTCACCCTCGTCGAGGGCCATCCCGTCGAGGTCGAGAAGGTGGTGGCCCTGTTCACGTCTCGGGACCAGGCCATCAGCGAGACCGGGATCGACGCGGTGCGGGCCGTGCAGGCGGCACCGGACGCAGCCACCCTCGAACGACGCCACGCCGTGCACTGGGCCCACGTCTGGAAGCGGGGCGACATCGAGATCGAGATCGACGACGGCGACGAGGAGCCGCCGCCGGAGATCGCGTTGCGGGTGAACCTGTTCCACCTGCTGGCCACGGTCACCAAGAACAGCGCCGACCTGGACGTCGGGGTTCCCGCTCGGGGCCTGCACGGCGAGGCCTACCGGGGCCACATCTTCTGGGACGAGCTGTTCATCTTCCCGTACCTCAACCTGCGCTTCCCCAAGCTCACCCGCGGCCTGCTGCTCTACCGGTTCCGCCGCCTGCCCGAGGCCCGCCGCGCGGCCGCGGCGGCGGGGTACCGGGGGGCGATGTTCCCCTGGCAGAGCGGGAGCAACGGCGAGGAGGAGACCCAGACCTGGCACCTCAACCCCAACTCGGGGCGATGGCTGCCGGACGGCTCCCACCTCCAGCGCCACGTCAACATCGCCATCGCCTACAACGTGTGGCAGTACTACGACGCCACCCACAACTACGAGTTCCTCTCGTTCTACGGTGCCGAGCTGCTCCTCGAGATCGCCCGCTTCTGGGCCAGCGCCGCGGTGCTCGACCCTGCGGACGGCCGCTACGACATCGACGGGGTGGTCGGCCCCGACGAGTACCACGAGGCCGTTCCCGGCGCGGACCGACCCGGGCTTCGCAACAACGCGTACACGAACGTGATGGCGGCCTGGGTGCTCGGCAAGGCCGTCGCCCTCGCCGACGTGCTGACCGACCACCGGGTCGCCGAGCTCCACGAGAAGCTGGGGATCGACGACGCCGAGCTCGCGTCCTGGGACGAGATCGGCCGCCGGTTGCGGGTGCCGTTCCACGACGGCGTCATCAGCCAGTTCGAGGGCTACGGCGAGCTCGCCGAGCTCGACTGGGACGCCTACCGCGAGCGCTACGGGGACATCCGCCGGCTCGACCGCGTGCTCGAGGCCGAGGGCGACACCACCAACGCCTACAAGCTGTCGAAGCAGGCCGACGTGCTGATGCTTCTCTACCTGCTGTCGGCCGACGAGGTGATCGCCCTGCTCGGCCACCTGGGCTATGACGTCGACCACGACGTCCTGCGCGCCACGACGGACTACTACCTGGCCCGCACCTCGCACGGCAGCAGCCTGAGCGGCGTGGTCCAGACCTGGCTGAGGGTACGCGCCGGCATCGAGCCGTCGTGGCCCCTCTTCAGCGAAGCCATGGAGAGCGACCTCCGCGGCGGCGACGGCGGCACGGTGCGCGAAGGCATCCACCTCGGGGCCATGGCGGGCACGGCCGACCTCGTCCAGCGCGGCTACGGCGGCGTCGCCCCGCGCGACGGGGTGCTGTGGATCGAGCCGGCGCTCCCGCCCGAGATCACCCGGCTGCGCTTCAACGTGGGCTACCGGGGCAGCTCCGTCACCGTGGCCCTGGAGGACGGGCACGGCACGGTCACCGCCCACCCGAACGCGGGGCCCATCACCGTCGGCATCGCCGGCGAGGTCGTCGAGCTCGCCCCGTGCGAGGAGCGGCGCTTCCCCGTGCCCCGCCGCACCGCCGGCTCCTAG
- a CDS encoding M15 family metallopeptidase translates to MRRALALLAIAVLGVLVGAGVTLTVQAREGGAAGDGTRAAAREPVDGTDAASPDRGDPGDPGAGAEVPASAGAAPVGAHPPTVLVWTANGLDPALATRVAGLAEVARSTVVEGDLVTAPAPAAPAGMVLGLDAIAVDPATYPPFAEPADRDALRRLEPGDAVVGATSAELHSWGPGDVVALTTGATVRVTAVVADASVGAAELVVPTGGAVAAGIDTDRYVLARPRRTADETAAAVRTVADPARPPRVRVEGQTPYLRHGDSVLPQSRIKATFGEFAYVPPTSGRDLVQDPSWVADEIVSADVPVLGRVRCHRDLVPALSGALRELADRNLAGLIQSYDGCYNARLVTEGGSISRHAWGAAIDLNFSGNRTGTTSIQDPRLVEVMGRWGFASGDGWLVPDAGHFEYIGPPRP, encoded by the coding sequence GTGAGGCGCGCGCTGGCGCTGCTGGCGATCGCCGTCCTGGGCGTCCTCGTCGGTGCGGGCGTGACGCTGACGGTCCAGGCCCGGGAGGGCGGCGCCGCGGGCGACGGAACCAGAGCCGCAGCTCGCGAGCCAGTCGACGGGACCGACGCCGCGTCCCCCGACCGAGGCGACCCGGGCGACCCGGGAGCGGGCGCCGAGGTTCCCGCCTCGGCCGGCGCCGCTCCGGTCGGTGCCCACCCACCGACCGTGCTCGTCTGGACGGCGAACGGGCTCGACCCCGCGCTGGCCACGCGAGTCGCGGGACTGGCTGAGGTGGCCCGCTCGACCGTCGTCGAGGGCGACCTGGTGACCGCCCCGGCGCCCGCCGCTCCCGCCGGCATGGTCCTCGGCCTGGACGCGATCGCCGTGGACCCCGCCACCTACCCCCCGTTCGCCGAGCCGGCCGACCGCGACGCGCTCCGGCGCCTCGAGCCCGGCGACGCGGTGGTCGGCGCCACCTCGGCCGAGCTGCACTCGTGGGGCCCGGGGGACGTCGTCGCCCTCACCACCGGCGCCACCGTGCGCGTCACCGCCGTGGTCGCCGACGCCTCGGTGGGGGCCGCCGAGCTGGTCGTCCCCACGGGCGGGGCCGTCGCCGCCGGCATCGACACCGACAGATACGTGCTCGCACGGCCCCGCCGCACCGCCGACGAGACGGCGGCCGCCGTGCGCACGGTGGCGGACCCCGCCCGACCGCCCCGAGTCCGCGTCGAAGGCCAGACGCCCTACCTGCGCCACGGCGACTCGGTGCTCCCCCAGTCCCGGATCAAGGCCACCTTCGGCGAGTTCGCCTACGTCCCCCCGACGAGCGGGCGCGACCTCGTCCAGGACCCGTCCTGGGTGGCCGACGAGATCGTCTCGGCGGACGTTCCGGTGCTGGGTCGGGTCCGATGCCACCGAGACCTCGTGCCTGCCCTCAGCGGCGCCCTGCGCGAGCTCGCCGACCGCAACCTGGCCGGACTGATCCAGAGCTACGACGGCTGCTACAACGCCCGACTCGTCACCGAGGGCGGCTCGATCTCGCGCCATGCCTGGGGCGCCGCCATCGACCTCAACTTCAGCGGCAACCGGACCGGCACGACGTCCATCCAGGACCCGCGCCTCGTCGAGGTCATGGGTCGGTGGGGGTTCGCGTCCGGCGACGGATGGCTCGTGCCCGACGCCGGGCACTTCGAGTACATCGGCCCGCCGCGTCCCTAG
- a CDS encoding RNA polymerase sigma factor: protein MEEPSEGLVRAAAAGDDDAFASLVHHYEDHVRRFLVHFLGDATLAEDVAQDTFVRVYRGLPSFAFRSGLSSWVFQIARNCAVDALRSRQRRDRVVTAVTPARIEEGTSRDPVPSASAELAAAIASLSDKLREALLLVEVYGLTYREAGEVLGTAEGTVKSRVHQARRQLDRWMATEEAARDV from the coding sequence GTGGAGGAGCCCTCCGAGGGGCTGGTACGGGCGGCGGCAGCGGGCGACGACGACGCGTTCGCCTCCCTCGTGCACCACTACGAGGACCACGTGCGGCGCTTCCTCGTGCACTTCCTCGGCGACGCCACCCTCGCCGAGGACGTGGCCCAGGACACCTTCGTGCGCGTCTACCGGGGGCTGCCCTCGTTCGCGTTCCGGTCGGGGCTGTCGTCGTGGGTCTTCCAGATCGCCCGCAACTGCGCCGTCGACGCGCTCCGCAGCCGCCAGCGCCGCGACCGCGTCGTCACCGCGGTCACGCCCGCCCGTATCGAGGAGGGCACGTCCCGCGACCCGGTGCCGTCGGCCTCGGCGGAGCTGGCCGCGGCCATCGCCAGTCTGAGCGACAAGCTGCGGGAGGCCCTGCTGCTGGTCGAGGTCTACGGCCTGACCTACCGGGAGGCCGGCGAGGTGCTGGGCACGGCCGAAGGCACCGTCAAGAGCCGGGTGCACCAGGCTCGGCGCCAGCTCGACCGCTGGATGGCCACCGAGGAGGCCGCCCGTGACGTGTGA
- a CDS encoding DUF1579 family protein produces the protein METATLRPTHARLARLAGAYAGPETVYNEAGGAVGEATGRFRTNMGLGGHFLVMDYQQEQFGSITRLVHAVLGFDAASDRCTLHWFDDHGEDPGSPALGDWHGDDLVFERVTTRGRVRLAFGAPLADGDALTLRAESSIDGTNWSPAMQGTYRRANWDRRSR, from the coding sequence ATGGAGACAGCGACCCTGCGACCGACGCACGCCCGTCTCGCCCGCCTCGCCGGCGCCTACGCCGGCCCGGAAACGGTGTACAACGAGGCCGGCGGGGCCGTGGGCGAGGCGACGGGACGCTTCCGTACCAACATGGGCCTGGGCGGGCACTTCCTCGTCATGGACTACCAGCAGGAGCAGTTCGGCTCCATCACGCGCCTCGTGCACGCGGTGCTCGGCTTCGACGCCGCCAGCGACCGCTGCACGCTCCACTGGTTCGACGACCACGGCGAGGACCCGGGCAGCCCGGCCCTCGGCGACTGGCACGGTGACGACCTCGTGTTCGAGCGCGTCACCACGCGGGGCAGGGTGCGCCTCGCCTTCGGCGCTCCCCTCGCCGACGGCGACGCACTCACCCTGCGGGCCGAGTCCTCGATCGACGGCACCAACTGGTCGCCGGCGATGCAGGGCACCTACCGCCGGGCCAACTGGGACCGCCGCAGCCGCTGA
- a CDS encoding beta-glucosidase, producing the protein MSEQTAPDLFGLAASDFGDDFTWGVATASYQIEGAWDEDGKGASIWDTFTHRTRRPIPTVLTGENGDEACDFYHRYESDLEVMGGLGVDANRFSVSWPRILPDGTGRVNEAGLDFYSRVVDATLANGMAPWLTCYHWDLPQALQDKGGWANRDVVGWFEEYVGVLADRLGDRVKHWMIFNEPLSFVYGGYLMGAHAPGILSFKGAAAAVHHVNLCQAAGASAIRARVPDATVGTTHVISPMHTSSPMGLFQEARRKADAMAHGVFLEPNFGMGYPQDAGPFVAQIERNVRPGDEEAMTVDFDFIGAQYYSAMRALPVPVLGGLPLRLPLPKGTDRDQMGHWNNPQGLYDAIEVVARYDRCPRIVVTENGASFPDEVEGEGEGARVHDLRRIDYLRKHLGAVARAKADGMPVDGYFYWSFMDNFEWALGYRPRFGLVHVDFATKARVVKDSGHWFRAFLDA; encoded by the coding sequence ATGAGCGAGCAGACCGCGCCCGACCTCTTCGGCCTCGCCGCCAGCGACTTCGGCGACGACTTCACGTGGGGCGTCGCCACCGCGTCGTACCAGATCGAAGGCGCGTGGGACGAGGACGGCAAGGGCGCCTCCATCTGGGACACCTTCACCCACCGCACCCGGCGGCCCATCCCCACCGTGCTGACGGGGGAGAACGGCGACGAGGCCTGCGACTTCTACCACCGCTACGAGTCCGACCTCGAGGTGATGGGCGGCCTCGGCGTGGACGCCAACCGCTTCTCGGTGTCGTGGCCCCGCATCCTGCCCGACGGCACCGGCCGGGTGAACGAGGCCGGCCTGGACTTCTACTCACGGGTGGTCGACGCCACCCTCGCCAACGGCATGGCGCCGTGGCTCACCTGCTACCACTGGGACCTGCCCCAGGCCCTGCAGGACAAGGGGGGATGGGCCAACCGGGACGTCGTCGGCTGGTTCGAGGAGTACGTCGGCGTGCTCGCCGACCGCCTCGGCGACCGGGTGAAGCACTGGATGATCTTCAACGAGCCGCTGTCCTTCGTGTACGGCGGCTACCTGATGGGCGCCCACGCCCCCGGCATCCTCAGCTTCAAGGGTGCGGCGGCGGCGGTGCACCACGTGAACCTCTGCCAGGCGGCCGGTGCGTCGGCCATCCGCGCCCGTGTGCCCGACGCGACGGTGGGCACCACCCACGTCATCAGCCCGATGCACACGTCGAGCCCGATGGGCCTGTTCCAGGAGGCGAGGCGCAAGGCCGACGCCATGGCCCACGGCGTGTTCCTCGAGCCCAACTTCGGGATGGGCTACCCGCAGGACGCCGGCCCGTTCGTCGCCCAGATCGAGCGCAACGTGCGCCCGGGCGACGAGGAGGCGATGACGGTCGACTTCGACTTCATCGGCGCCCAGTACTACTCCGCGATGCGGGCCCTCCCCGTCCCGGTCCTCGGCGGCCTGCCGCTGCGCCTGCCCCTCCCCAAGGGCACCGACCGTGACCAGATGGGCCACTGGAACAACCCCCAGGGGCTCTACGACGCCATCGAGGTGGTCGCCCGCTACGACCGATGCCCGCGGATCGTGGTCACCGAGAACGGGGCCTCGTTCCCCGACGAGGTCGAGGGCGAGGGCGAGGGCGCCCGCGTCCACGACCTGCGCCGCATCGACTACCTGCGTAAGCACCTCGGCGCGGTGGCGCGGGCCAAGGCCGACGGCATGCCCGTCGACGGCTACTTCTACTGGTCCTTCATGGACAACTTCGAGTGGGCCCTCGGCTACCGCCCCCGCTTCGGCCTCGTCCACGTCGACTTCGCCACCAAGGCCCGCGTGGTGAAGGACTCCGGCCACTGGTTCCGCGCCTTCCTCGACGCCTGA
- a CDS encoding sterol desaturase family protein: MEHLIVLLVSVPVYLVGIGVEAVALPRQRSAGRDVLGYERRDTVANLAMGAGSLVIGVVYAALSGALAVFLYRFRLTELDGAWAWVVAMVGWDFLYYWTHRWEHEIRFFWAGHVNHHSSERYNLSTALRQPWTPFLTLVTFPLLALVGVEPWLIFVAGGLNLLYQYWIHTEAIDRMPAWFEAVMNTPSHHRVHHGSNGNYLDKNHGGILIVWDRLFGTFEREGARVRYGLTKDIRSFNLGVIAFHEYFAIARDLRSARTWSERLGYVFRGPGWAPATGADAAAAPVTGSSVSAEAVQAA, from the coding sequence ATGGAGCACCTCATCGTGTTGTTGGTGTCGGTCCCGGTGTACCTCGTGGGCATCGGGGTCGAGGCGGTGGCGCTGCCCCGCCAGAGATCAGCCGGTCGCGACGTCCTCGGCTACGAGCGCCGCGACACGGTGGCCAACCTGGCCATGGGCGCCGGCTCGCTCGTCATCGGCGTGGTGTACGCCGCCCTGTCGGGCGCGCTGGCCGTCTTCCTGTACCGGTTCCGCCTGACGGAGCTCGACGGGGCGTGGGCCTGGGTGGTGGCCATGGTGGGCTGGGACTTCCTCTACTACTGGACCCACCGGTGGGAGCACGAGATCCGCTTCTTCTGGGCCGGCCACGTCAACCACCACTCGAGTGAGCGCTACAACCTGTCGACGGCCCTGCGCCAGCCGTGGACGCCGTTCCTGACCCTCGTCACTTTCCCCCTGCTGGCGCTGGTCGGTGTCGAGCCGTGGCTCATCTTCGTGGCCGGCGGCCTGAACCTGCTGTACCAGTACTGGATCCACACCGAGGCCATCGACCGGATGCCGGCGTGGTTCGAAGCGGTCATGAACACGCCATCGCACCACCGGGTGCACCACGGCTCCAACGGCAACTACCTCGACAAGAACCACGGCGGCATCCTCATCGTCTGGGACCGCCTCTTCGGCACCTTCGAGCGGGAGGGCGCCCGGGTGCGGTACGGCCTCACGAAGGACATCCGATCGTTCAACCTCGGGGTCATCGCCTTCCACGAGTACTTCGCCATCGCCCGCGACCTGCGCAGCGCGCGGACGTGGTCCGAGCGGTTGGGCTACGTGTTCCGGGGGCCGGGCTGGGCGCCGGCGACGGGGGCCGATGCAGCGGCCGCACCGGTCACGGGCTCATCGGTCTCGGCGGAGGCCGTGCAGGCGGCATGA
- a CDS encoding TetR/AcrR family transcriptional regulator, with translation MSPDARPPRRTQEERRAATRQALLEAALETLVEVGVAGFTTTEVVKRAGTSQGALFKHFATKADLWTATIDHLFAALRADWARDVEAVRPDERSAHLAVDLLWRQMHDERLGAAFELYTAARTDAVLRASLEPVVRAHVASLHELSRLALPDGLGDPDELAGLVDLVVLAVQGLVIDDMAAPDNRAGDRLLATIHALVDGVLGPPPAS, from the coding sequence GTGAGCCCGGACGCCCGCCCGCCTCGTCGCACGCAGGAGGAGCGCCGCGCCGCCACCCGCCAGGCCCTCCTCGAGGCGGCGCTGGAGACGCTGGTCGAGGTCGGCGTCGCCGGGTTCACCACCACCGAGGTCGTCAAGCGGGCGGGGACCAGCCAGGGTGCCCTGTTCAAGCACTTCGCCACCAAGGCCGACCTCTGGACCGCCACCATCGACCACCTCTTCGCCGCCCTCCGCGCGGACTGGGCCCGCGACGTCGAGGCGGTGCGGCCCGACGAGCGCAGTGCCCACCTGGCGGTCGACCTGCTGTGGCGCCAGATGCACGACGAGCGCCTGGGCGCCGCCTTCGAGCTCTACACCGCGGCCCGCACCGACGCCGTGCTGCGGGCCAGCCTCGAACCGGTGGTGCGGGCCCACGTGGCCAGCCTTCACGAGCTCTCGCGCCTCGCCCTGCCCGACGGCCTCGGTGATCCTGACGAGCTCGCCGGCCTGGTCGATCTCGTGGTGCTGGCCGTCCAGGGTCTCGTCATCGACGACATGGCCGCGCCCGACAACCGGGCCGGCGACCGCCTCCTCGCCACCATCCACGCGCTCGTCGACGGCGTCCTCGGGCCCCCGCCCGCCTCCTGA
- a CDS encoding PQQ-binding-like beta-propeller repeat protein has translation MGGGPGGRPTSGTAARRTDAHRRAPARRWSGALVIGLLLVTACASDGEETGRPSSAPPTTTAAPAAEGSTVDADGPGWVQYGHDLANSRLDTEPSAVTAASVADLVPGWSIDGVTGVTGTPTVADGVAYFGDWQGTVHAVDPATGEEQWTQALGGPVMGSVGIADDGLFASSGVTLHRLDRATGVIEWEATTHQHPFAMISSSPVVADGLVFQGVASGEVTVPQEDYTFRGSIGAWDAETGERVWRTMTTPGDETGGAGVGIWSTPAVDSERGVLYVGTGNTYEEPSSELADSILALDVGSGEVVWSTQFTDPDVFAAGAGGGKDADVGAAPNLWTSDGRDLVGAGDKTGVYHALDRETGEEVWQTSLTPGSMLGGAIGTAAFVDGLLVVTSNVGNPENNAPLNESKVAALDPATGTVEWELDLEGTVYAPVSAIPGVAFVGTSTGLLLALDAGSGDELWRFQAPAQTGSGPSITEGELLWGYGYNLFEGPGDGGLLTFHPESGDQ, from the coding sequence ATGGGAGGCGGGCCGGGGGGCCGACCGACGAGCGGGACGGCGGCGCGCCGAACCGACGCGCACCGCAGGGCGCCGGCGCGGCGATGGTCCGGGGCCCTCGTCATCGGCCTGCTCCTCGTCACGGCCTGCGCGTCCGACGGTGAGGAGACGGGACGTCCGTCCTCGGCGCCGCCGACGACGACGGCCGCGCCCGCCGCCGAGGGGTCGACCGTGGACGCCGACGGTCCGGGGTGGGTGCAGTACGGGCACGACCTCGCCAACAGCCGCCTCGACACCGAACCGTCGGCGGTCACGGCCGCCTCCGTCGCCGACCTGGTGCCGGGCTGGTCGATCGACGGCGTCACCGGCGTCACCGGCACGCCCACCGTGGCCGACGGAGTGGCGTACTTCGGCGACTGGCAGGGCACGGTGCACGCCGTCGACCCGGCCACGGGCGAGGAGCAGTGGACCCAGGCCCTCGGCGGGCCGGTCATGGGCTCGGTGGGGATCGCCGACGATGGGCTCTTCGCCTCCAGCGGCGTCACGCTCCACCGCCTCGACCGCGCCACCGGCGTCATCGAGTGGGAGGCCACCACCCACCAACACCCGTTCGCCATGATCTCGTCGTCGCCCGTCGTGGCCGACGGCCTCGTCTTCCAGGGCGTCGCCAGCGGCGAGGTCACCGTTCCCCAGGAGGACTACACCTTCCGGGGCTCCATCGGCGCCTGGGACGCCGAGACGGGCGAGCGGGTCTGGCGCACGATGACCACCCCCGGGGACGAGACCGGTGGCGCCGGGGTGGGCATCTGGTCCACCCCGGCCGTCGACTCGGAGCGGGGGGTGCTCTACGTCGGCACGGGCAACACCTACGAGGAGCCCAGCAGCGAGCTGGCCGACAGCATCCTCGCCCTCGACGTCGGGTCCGGCGAGGTCGTCTGGTCGACGCAGTTCACCGACCCGGACGTGTTCGCCGCCGGCGCCGGCGGCGGCAAGGACGCCGACGTGGGCGCGGCACCGAACCTCTGGACCTCGGACGGCCGGGATCTGGTCGGCGCCGGCGACAAGACCGGCGTGTACCACGCCCTCGACCGAGAGACCGGCGAGGAGGTCTGGCAGACGTCGCTCACGCCCGGGAGCATGCTCGGCGGCGCCATCGGCACCGCCGCATTCGTGGACGGCCTGCTCGTGGTCACCTCGAACGTCGGGAACCCGGAGAACAACGCGCCCCTGAACGAGTCGAAGGTGGCGGCGCTGGACCCGGCCACGGGCACCGTCGAGTGGGAGCTCGACCTCGAGGGCACCGTGTACGCCCCGGTCAGCGCCATCCCCGGCGTGGCCTTCGTCGGCACGAGCACCGGCCTGCTGCTCGCCCTCGACGCCGGGAGCGGGGACGAGCTCTGGCGCTTCCAGGCCCCGGCCCAGACCGGCTCGGGCCCCTCGATCACCGAGGGCGAGCTGCTCTGGGGCTACGGCTACAACCTGTTCGAGGGCCCCGGCGACGGCGGCCTGCTCACCTTCCATCCGGAGTCCGGAGACCAATGA
- a CDS encoding HAMP domain-containing histidine kinase: protein MSRAVSRAAGRAAGRTGRRRLSLRVRITAGALLVVLLAVAGAGRAVIGVLEHEMLEQVDASLTSTADYVDRALTSGEGLPTEEGPNDLYVQFLAADGRVLGASDAALGAPALTTPLRKGPGGITTAETARFGTVRVLTEPSPVDPSVTLVLAKSSEHVGEVRRSLERLLLAMTAGLTVFLGLVVWVVVGRALRPVDTMARSAAAMDDRDLSRLDRPGTGDELDRLADTLNDLLERLDAALTRERRFVSDASHDLRTPITGVRALLESEPHDLAAVRASRAEALAAVDALADLVDDLLELARADGIAGAPAPFLGGPVDLDDLVLAQARSLERSTGLSIDTTGVSGGQVHGRDTELGRVVENLAANAARYAVSTITFAVRQEGETVVFTVTDDGPGIPESDRSRVFERFTTLDDSRSGARGGTGLGLSIVAAIVAGHGGTVTVGDGDGRGARFTVRLPAADRSAVELPV, encoded by the coding sequence GTGAGCCGAGCCGTGAGTCGAGCCGCCGGTCGTGCCGCCGGTCGCACAGGGCGGCGCCGGCTCTCCCTCCGGGTGCGCATCACCGCCGGCGCGCTGCTCGTCGTCCTCCTGGCCGTGGCCGGTGCCGGCCGCGCCGTGATCGGGGTCCTCGAGCACGAGATGCTGGAGCAGGTCGACGCCTCGCTCACCTCGACTGCCGACTACGTCGACCGCGCGCTGACGAGCGGCGAGGGGCTCCCCACCGAGGAGGGGCCCAACGACCTCTACGTCCAGTTCCTCGCCGCCGACGGCCGCGTGCTCGGCGCCAGCGACGCGGCGCTGGGGGCACCGGCCCTCACCACGCCGTTGCGCAAGGGGCCCGGCGGGATCACCACGGCCGAGACTGCTCGGTTCGGCACGGTCCGCGTGCTCACCGAGCCGTCACCGGTCGATCCGTCGGTCACCCTCGTGCTCGCCAAGTCGTCCGAACACGTCGGCGAGGTGCGGCGCTCGCTCGAGCGCCTCCTCCTCGCCATGACCGCGGGGCTGACGGTCTTCCTGGGACTGGTCGTGTGGGTGGTCGTCGGCCGTGCCCTTCGCCCCGTCGACACGATGGCCCGCAGCGCCGCGGCGATGGACGACCGGGACCTCAGTCGCCTGGACCGCCCCGGCACCGGGGACGAGCTCGACCGCCTGGCCGACACCCTCAACGACCTCCTCGAGCGACTCGACGCGGCGCTCACCAGGGAGCGGCGCTTCGTGTCAGATGCCAGCCACGACCTGCGAACCCCCATCACCGGGGTCCGCGCCCTGCTCGAGTCCGAGCCCCACGACCTCGCCGCGGTGCGCGCTTCACGGGCGGAGGCACTGGCCGCCGTCGACGCACTGGCGGATCTCGTCGACGACCTCTTGGAACTGGCCAGGGCCGACGGCATCGCCGGCGCACCGGCACCCTTCCTCGGCGGGCCCGTCGACCTCGACGACCTGGTGCTTGCGCAGGCCCGCTCGCTCGAGCGCTCGACCGGGCTGTCCATCGACACCACGGGGGTGTCCGGTGGTCAGGTGCACGGCCGCGACACCGAGCTCGGGCGCGTGGTCGAGAACCTCGCGGCGAACGCCGCCCGGTACGCCGTCAGCACCATCACCTTCGCCGTCCGACAGGAAGGGGAGACCGTGGTCTTCACCGTGACCGACGACGGCCCGGGCATCCCCGAGAGCGATCGCTCGCGGGTGTTCGAGCGCTTCACGACGCTCGATGACAGCCGCTCCGGCGCCCGCGGGGGGACCGGACTCGGCCTGTCGATCGTCGCCGCCATCGTCGCCGGCCACGGCGGGACGGTCACCGTGGGCGACGGTGACGGCCGCGGTGCCCGCTTCACCGTGCGGCTCCCCGCGGCGGATCGCAGCGCCGTCGAACTGCCTGTCTGA